In Phacochoerus africanus isolate WHEZ1 chromosome 14, ROS_Pafr_v1, whole genome shotgun sequence, one genomic interval encodes:
- the C14H17orf100 gene encoding uncharacterized protein C17orf100 homolog, producing MASPLRGKPSRPRAAAARYEETSTVRVETSSHRVETSSRQVQTSSRRVETTQHCSEGPSVSPSRKRLPRVVEVSQHVETWQRTETASRHVRASCLRVETSLHRVESPPRQEQPAGRQNVQKAP from the coding sequence ATGGCCTCACCCCTTCGGGGAAAGCCCTCGCGGCCCCGGGCGGCGGCCGCCCGCTACGAGGAGACGTCGACGGTCCGCGTAGAGACCTCGTCCCACCGCGTGGAGACATCCTCCCGCCAGGTGCAGACGTCTTCCCGGCGGGTGGAGACCACCCAGCACTGCAGCGAGGGGCCCTCCGTCTCCCCCTCTAGGAAACGGCTCCCTCGCGTCGTCGAGGTGTCCCAGCACGTGGAAACCTGGCAGCGCACGGAAACAGCCTCCCGCCACGTCAGGGCCTCGTGCCTGCGGGTGGAGACGTCTCTGCACCGCGTAGAGAGCCCGCCGCGGCAGGAGCAGCCGGCTGGCCGCCAGAATGTCCAAAAGGCCCCATGA
- the MED31 gene encoding mediator of RNA polymerase II transcription subunit 31, whose product MAAAVAMETDDAGNRLRFQLELEFVQCLANPNYLNFLAQRGYFKDKAFVNYLKYLLYWKEPEYAKYLKYPQCLHMLELLQYEHFRKELVNAQCAKFIDEQQILHWQHYSRKRMRLQQALAEQQQQNNTSGK is encoded by the exons ATGGCCGCCGCCGTCGCTATGGAGACAG ATGATGCTGGGAATCGACTTCGGTTTCAATTGGAGTTGGAATTTGTGCAGTGTTTAGCCAACCCAAATTACCTTAATT TTCTTGCCCAAAGAGGTTACTTCAAAGACAAAGCTTTTGTTAATTATCTTAAGTACTTGCTTTACTGGAAAGAGCCAGAATATGCCAAGTATCTGAA GTACCCTCAGTGTTTACACATGTTAGAACTGCTCCAATATGAACACTTCCGCAAGGAGCTGGTGAATGCTCAATGTGCGAAATTCATTGATGAGCAGCAAATTCTGCATTGGCAGCACTATTCCCGGAAGCGGATGCGCCTTCAGCAAGCCCTGGCAGAGCAGCAACAGCAAAATAACACATCAGGAAAGTGA